A genomic segment from Oncorhynchus tshawytscha isolate Ot180627B unplaced genomic scaffold, Otsh_v2.0 Un_contig_3076_pilon_pilon, whole genome shotgun sequence encodes:
- the LOC121844392 gene encoding extensin-like — translation MVVHSATPTHPTPHPRPTPLHIPDPPPPPPDPPHSTTPTHPLLNPDPPHSTTPTHPLLNPNPPPSQPRPTPFSTSTHPPSQPPTHPAPQPRPTPPHSTTPTHPTPFHHPDPPHSTTPRPTPPHSTTPTHPTPLHHSDPPPSQPRPTPLHHPYPPPSQPRPTPLHHPYPPHHPDPPRSTTRPTPLHHPDPPHSTTPTHPPSQPRPTPLHNPDPLHHPDPPPFSTPTHPVPPPLPTPFSTPRPTPLHHPYPPHHPDPPRSTTPTHPAPPPQSPPLHNPRLTLLHHPDPPHHPDPPRSTTPTHFS, via the exons ATGGTCGTGCATAGTGCCA CCCCGACCCACCCCACTCCACATCCCCGACCCACCCCACTCCACATCCCCGacccaccccctccaccacccgacccaccccactccaccaccccgACCCACCCCCTTCTCAACCCCGacccaccccactccaccacaccGACCCACCCCCTTCTCAACCCCAACCCACCCCCTTCTCAACCCCGACCCACCCCCTTCTCAACCTCGACCCACCCCCCTTCTCAACCCCCGACCCACCCCGCTCCACAACCCCGACCCACCCCTCCCCATTccaccaccccaacccacccCACCCCATTCCACCACCCCGACCCACCCCATTCCACCACACCCCGACCCACCCCACCCCATTCCACCACCCcgacccaccccaccccactccaccactccgACCCACCCCCTTCTCAACCCCGACCCACCCCGCTCCATCACCCCTACCCACCCCCTTCTCAACCCCGACCCACCCCGCTCCACCACCCCTACCCACCCCACCACCCCGACCCACCCCGCTCCACCACCCGacccaccccactccaccaccccgacccaccccactccaccaccccgACCCACCCCCCTTCTCAACCCCGACCCACCCCGCTCCACAACCCAGACCCACTCCACCACCCCGACCCACCCCCCTTCTCAACCCCGACCCACCCCGTTCCACCACCCCTACCCACCCCCTTCTCAACCCCCCGACCCACCCCGCTCCACCACCCCTACCCACCCCACCACCCAGACCCACCCCGCTCCACCACCCCGACCCACCCCGCTCCACCACCCCAATCTCCCCCGCTTCACAACCCCCGACTCACCCTGCTCCACCACCCCGACCCACCCCACCACCCCGACCCACCCCGCTCCACCACCCCGACCCACTTTTCCTAG